AGCAAAATTTACAGGTAACATATTTTTGTTTTCTCGACAAACCACAGCCAAAGGAGAATTAAAAGGAACCGGAAATGTTAGTGGTTTTGTAGATGTGAATTGACGATCACCGGAGTTGCAGAAATTAATCACTGCAGCTTCATTTGAGGCTTATAATCAGAGGGCCATCTAATGCTGCTTGCGTCTTTGTTCTTGAAATTTGTGCCACATGGCAAACCACCTGTCATGTTTATGTAGAGGTCAGGTGGTATGCAAGTTTAACTTATTTGCACATAGcgatgaaaaattataatgcCATCGGTATAGTACACATCACAtgacaaattaattataaatagatataaatattttaaattatcgaaaatttattatttaatttttataatatgaaaaattttattaattaatttttaagttataaaaatatattaaaatatatttaaattttaaaaaatttgtgttaattaatattttaaaagatttaattattaaatttttaattttttaattttataaaaatatttattaattaatttcctctaattaaaagtattttaatttttctataataattaataataaattaataaattttttaaaattttaaaaatattttaatatatttttggattgcataatttttatttatattttttagttgttttaaaattattatttagctttttattataatagtattgtatttctatttaatttattttattttaaaaatattttttaatatttaataaaatttaatgtgtttaaaatgatataattaaaaaaattaataaaaaattgttttttaatataaatgaaaaataaataaataaaaattataaaaaatattttttaaagttaaaaaattaactaataattttttgtgtagaataaaaattcaaatttctatcaaattataactaatataatttttttaaaaaatccatatttttttatataatatatatttttattgatttatcaTACCATATTTCCACTTTCTATGTGTAGAACTTACTATAAATCCATAAATATAAGACAAATGAAATAACAGACAAACAAAGCAACAATGTTTTCGATATGTGTAGAACTGAAAAGTGACTTTACATTTCGCTTTTCCTTGCATCTCATTTAATGTCAAATGTAATCATTTAATTCTTAACTTTTGAAACAAAAgtcaattaactttttttaattgcCACAAATTAGTGATTTATGTtagaaataaactaaaaaaaggcaatctttatataaatattaattttttaataattaattatgtatgtgaataaatatattaattatataaaaaaattcatccaTCTCAATATATATAATTGGAAAATGAATGCTCATATCATTACATGATTTCTTTGAACTCTCACTTTATATTAACGCCTTGATGATGGCAGGAGAATGCATGGATTGCATCAACCGCTAAGGATGTTTTCTCATTGGTGATGCGTAATAGGACATGATCTTTTGAATGGTATACTGGCTAGTTTAATCAACGCAAGACCGACTTCTGACCACCTCTTATCAGCTTTCACGTACCCCGTGTATTTTTATCAATAGACATAGCACCTATCATCTATCTAAATTGATTGAAATTTTGGTCTGGGATATCAACTTCACCATGCAATAAAATACCATCTATAATAATTGAATGTTTAGAGAAACTTTCCAAAACAAATGATTTTATCAGCTAAATGCCTACAAATGTTCAATATAGGAAATTTACTATTTacttcttaaattttattactaataGTTATTCACTTTTGTTTGTCATATATTTAGGTATATTTGTCTATTTTTCTGTTAAATATTACAATTATCTATAGTTTTGTCCgttaattttgtaattaattaCAATTTCATCCTTACATTCTTCCATTAGTCTTTGCCTCTCTTTTTGTCTCTCCCTCTCTTTatgtctctctttctctcttaaGAGAGAAGAGCAAtgaagataaaattaatagatgaaattattaataatcaCATCATTGGGggataaaattataagtaattaCAATATCTACAAATTAAATCGTAATTTATCTTATACACTAATAGTAAAATGTATGGAAATACCTAAATGTGTAGCAGaagcaaaaaaataaaactaaatagtcTTATTCCCAAAAAATAAGGACTAAATTGTTATTAGTGACAAAAACTAGGTACTAATAGtaattttctcaaaaaaaaacaaaaaccgaTGCATAGATTGAGGCATAACACACGACATGCATAGATGTCCAagaaaaagataataaataaaaggaaaggTGATTTAAGTACTCTTTAACAAGAGACAATCCCATTCTTTCCTTACATTTAAGTACTTTTAACATGTTATCCTATGCTTTCATTACAGGAACAATTAATGAAAAATGGCATATCATTCCCGCGACACTACAATGACGAACTTGCTAGTTTTTTGGAGCTTACTATTACAAAAGATCTGCCGATTAGGCTTATTCTGTACTCTTTAACATGTTACTTTGGAATTTGTCACATTTCAAGCATGCGCTTTTTCTCATTAAGTGCGAAAGAGAAACATcaataaatgaaataatatgGTTCCACCAACAATATAAGCCCGTTTCTATTGGTGATCAGCGGAACTTGTACGCTTCAAATCTTGGATGTTTGAATACAAGTAACTTATCTGGTCATTAAAAAATGATGTTGTAGGCAATGGAGAAAATCCAGCATAACTTCGGTCCAGCTTTGCTAAGCATAAGTCAGCAATATACTTGAAAAGTTCATGCTTCTGGGCAAACGGTTGAGCCGCATATTCCTCAAATGGCATCCACTACGGTGAAATTCAAAATCTAAATGAGctattttaagttattaatAAACCCAAATTCTCCAAGATAACACAAAATAGGAAACATTTAGCACAAAATATTATTGAAACTGCTATCGAGAAAAacacttttttatatatatcagCTAGGGAGTCTTTAAAATTGACTTAAAAACAAATTAGACATTTTTAGTCATAAGAGTAccacaataataaaataacattttcaAAAGCATCtaaaataatgttttttctTGAAAAGGCATTTTTTTTGCCTTAAAACCACAATGCCAAATACGCTCATAGTTAGCAATCACTAATGAATGGAATCAGGAAGTTTTTGGGGAGATAAATTAAAATCCTCTTATGACCCATTAAGTAAAATCAACAGCAACTAAGTCAAAGAAGAGCACATCGTTGGCTGTTTGGCTCATTTGAATACTACTCTTCAGGGAAAAGAATAAAGGGAAGACCTTAACACCAAAGTTTTCATATCTGTGACATTAACCTGAGGTCCCCACCAATAGGGCTAACACTATTCAGAACTGCTCACATCTCTGGTGGAAACTAAGAAATGGCAAGTATCAACACCAAAGGAAGATGACAATTGGCAGACCTTAACCCCAAAACATGTCATGGATGAGATAAAAGGAATAATAGACACTCTGATGTATACAACTCTCACACATTTGCTACCAACTTTTTCCTTGTCAAATTCATTAATTTGAAGCTAGCAGATTAGCTTAGACATAAACCAAATGATAGATTGCTTGGATACATGAGTTAGTCATCTTGTATCTAAAAAAAGGAGAGAATTATGCAAAGCAGTAATACTAACATCTTTGGTGTTTTGAACAAATAAAAACCTGAATTACTAGAGAGGTAACGCCTTGTGCATTTCCCGAAATTACCTGGGCTGCTTCAATTTCTAGTTCTTGATTCTGGATGTCAAAAGATAAGGGATGCAGGAAGCACAGAAAAAATAAATCTGACTTCCCAAAGAATGATTTGTGTGACTGTCTGTAAGTTGAGGTGACATGAAAATATAAGAGAACATGTCAAGGCATCAAATTGCTTGAAGTCGATAAATCCTTATTTAACAATTCAGTAGGTTGAAGTGCCACTAGAAAATTAtacacatatattaaaaaaaaagccaTTTTCTTACACACCTGAACGCCAAAATCTCCTGAAACTCTGTGTCAATCTGAGCAACAGAAACATGTGGTCTTTAGAACTATGGATTCATCTATCAGTCTATAATAATTTATCACTTACTCCTGTCTCTTCTTTTACTTCTCTCATAGCTGCCTTGAAGATATCCTCACCCTATATGTTGAAGAGCTCATATAAACAACTAATGAAGTGAAATGATTAGTCAAGCATTGAATAACTCCTCACTGTAGGCAATAGGCATGTACCTCATCAACAACTCCAGTGGGAATTTTCCACACCCCTGTTCCTCGAAATCTGCCACTCTTTTCCTGGACAACAAGCACCTAACAACCAAGAAGATTCTCGTTCAAGTCCAGCAATATATGTATGTGAGTCTAAAACAAGAAGTTAACAGCCAAGAGGATTCCCATTTTaagatcaacaacatacatgtgAGAGTTAGTCAGAGATTACACCCAATTTAGACGATCCAATAACAGCCATTTTCATGGAAAATTTTCCCCTATCAGACATCCAAAATATGACAGCATGAAGTATTGAAACAGTGAAAGATGTGAAATTTTGCCCAGATATTCTTTGACTGTGACTAATGCATGAACCCTTGGAAACCCTTCGCTAATTTTTCAGAATCCGTAGTGAATTAGATAGAAAGAAATTCCTTTTTgcaattgaaataatttatacaGAAGTGCCTGCTCAATACCTGACAAACCCCAGATGCGGCTAACATGAAATAAAAGAGATTCATTTTCTTATGTTAGACAGCAAACAcataggggaaagggatgagctcaACTGAGACCTATGTTTATATCAATAGAAAACTCAGCTTTTGGATTAGAGGAAAGATGAAAGTAAAGAACATTAACATATCTGTTTTAAAGAGAATAAGGATAAGTGACATAAAATAAAAGCAAAGCAGAATAAGAGCAAGCGGAAACTGCAAAAGAGGTTGCAGAAAATACCTCTCTTTTGTCATTAATGACAATAGCACCAATACCTACTCTATGTGAAGCATTAGCAGGGATTGTACTTGCAGTTTCAGGAATCCAGTAAACAAGCATAAGGTAACTTGGCTCAGCATGGTGGTACCAAAATCCTtcctgtaaaaatattttatgtttgtCCTGAACTTCATGTCTCACCAAAACGGGAATCATCCATATAAAATTTCACAGGCGACCACCAAAATTATCATTTGATTCAAGAATGAATATATCCAACCCTACCACAGTTGCTTTTGGAAAATAATGCAACAAGATGGGCTCCTTACGATATTTCACAGGATAAAATTGTTGGGTGTACAACTGACTGTTTACTCCATCTAAAATACACATAATTGACTTATCTTAAGAGATCACAATTAGAGAGTAATTGGATAATTATATGGGCATCAACCCTTACATACTGTGGCCACTTCATTTTACAGAAGCATAAAATGATTACCTTAACTGCAGTTTCTACAAGATTTACAAGTTCAATGGGTAACTTAATCCAAACTCCCCTCTTCGCCTGCATAAAAGATAAGCTAAAAGGCATTTCAGTACTATCACAATTGCTACTAACTCAAACTAGCGAGTAAACTAGTAAATATCTGATTAATCACATAACTGATTTACCAGTACACATATTAACTCATATGCATGCTTAGATAAAATTGTACTAGAGCAACAAACACCTGTTGCCTCCACAGTGATAATGAAGCTCTGAGCAAGGTGAGAAATACGTCAGGTTCCATAGGCTCCTTCATGTCAACTATTACACCCTCATGATCATCATTAGATGCAGGAAGCAATTTAACATGATTAACACCATTTTCAA
The genomic region above belongs to Manihot esculenta cultivar AM560-2 chromosome 3, M.esculenta_v8, whole genome shotgun sequence and contains:
- the LOC110611262 gene encoding nudix hydrolase 2 isoform X2, whose translation is MVESVSILGNSAPIENGVNHVKLLPASNDDHEGVIVDMKEPMEPDVFLTLLRASLSLWRQQAKRGVWIKLPIELVNLVETAVKEGFWYHHAEPSYLMLVYWIPETASTIPANASHRVGIGAIVINDKREVLVVQEKSGRFRGTGVWKIPTGVVDEGEDIFKAAMREVKEETGIDTEFQEILAFRQSHKSFFGKSDLFFLCFLHPLSFDIQNQELEIEAAQWMPFEEYAAQPFAQKHELFKYIADLCLAKLDRSYAGFSPLPTTSFFNDQISYLYSNIQDLKRTSSADHQ
- the LOC110611262 gene encoding nudix hydrolase 2 isoform X1, yielding MVESVSILGNSAPIENGVNHVKLLPASNDDHEGVIVDMKEPMEPDVFLTLLRASLSLWRQQAKRGVWIKLPIELVNLVETAVKEGFWYHHAEPSYLMLVYWIPETASTIPANASHRVGIGAIVINDKREVLVVQEKSGRFRGTGVWKIPTGVVDEGEDIFKAAMREVKEETGIDTEFQEILAFRQSHKSFFGKSDLFFLCFLHPLSFDIQNQELEIEAAQVISGNAQGVTSLVIQWMPFEEYAAQPFAQKHELFKYIADLCLAKLDRSYAGFSPLPTTSFFNDQISYLYSNIQDLKRTSSADHQ